The DNA sequence ATTATTTCTGATGAGAATGAGGTTGTATGTGTCGTCTTAATCGACAATCAAAATGTTCTATTTGGAGAATACGTCTACTCTGTAGAACAATTTTTACAAATGATTACGCCAAAAATCGAAAAGGTTATTATGCAAGAGCTCGTTCATGTTGATCATTTAACAAAACTATATAACCGAAATTATTTCACAAAAAGACTAGAAGAAGAGTTTCAAAAGTGCGTGGATTATGATTCGGATCTTTCTTTTATCATGATTGATATTGATAATTTTAGCTACGTGAATAATCAGTATGGGCATGCTGAAGGAGATCGTATATTAGAGCAAGTTGCAAAAGGTATTCAACAATCTGTACGCAGCGGTGATATTGTGGGGCGATACGGTGGAGAGGAATTGATAGTGATTTTACCTAATACGAATGCAAATATTGCAAAAGGAGTAGCGAACCGTATTTTAAGCGATATATGTAATATTCATATTAATGACATGTATCAAATTACAGCAAGCATCGGTGTATCAACTGTCGATAAAGATTCCCCAATGACCGTGCAAGAGCTTATAGACAAAGCCGATATCGCAGAAAGATACGCAAAAGAACATGGTAAAAATCAAGTATCCTGCTATTGGGAAATAGCAGGCGAATAGGCTAATAAGGCTAATAGGGACGGTTCTCCTTTGCCAAACGACGGCAAAGGAGAACCGTCCGAGACCGCTGAAAAAGTGTAAAAAATAATATATTGTTGCATTATTATTCAAAGTACCTAATTTATAGAAAGAGTTGATGAGACCGGAGCAAGCGAGGTAACTGTCTCTTCCTCTACGAGCATATGCTTTGAAGCGTATCCATCGAGACAACTCGTAGCATTAGCAACGAAGCAACGCTCGTTCCTGCGGGAGAAAAGGCAGGGGTGAGACTACGTAGATGCAAAGCATCAAGGAGGCTCACCAGCCGCCCGTTGAAAGCGAGTTTGCACTGGTCTCAGCAACTTCTATATTCAAATACCTTTATATTTATTAGTCTATACTTAAAGGGTAAGTACTTTTTCACTGGTTTCGAACCGTCCCTATTAACGGAGCAAGCGTTCATGCTCTATTTTAGTTTGGCAAACACCTTTCCAGTACTTAACTCACACCAATCATCTAATTCTTCATATTCATCCTTTTCCCCGTACTTTTTTATAAAATCCTCCTTATTTTCATATATCTCCATCAAACCACTTTCAAGAAGCTTTACCGTTTGAAAAGTGTTTAATTGGAATACTTTAGAAACGACTATTACTTCACCTAAGTCGACTTTGCTGGCGATATTTTTCATTATTTCTTCTCCTTTTATAAATAGGGTTTTATACTGAATCGCTTCACATACTTAAGTTCTTATAGTGTGCTCGAAAGGCTGCAATAATATGGGGAAAGTTAGTAAAAGTATAGGATTTCTTTCGTATTGAGCAAAAAAGTAATCGGACTGTAGATAGAATCTGGCTAGTGAGAACCGTCCCTGTTAACTTCCTGACATTTTGGCAAGTGAGAACCGTCCCCATTAGCCGTCGAAATGCTACTTTAGGACCTTGTTGCTTATCTTATATACAATTACAATTTGAGCAAAATGGGGGTGGGGCTTCTTGCTAATTTATGAGAATAGTTTAAGTAGTATGGAAGGAATTCGATTTTGTGGCGATGAGTGTTCTATTGTTGAATGGCAAGAAAAGAAGTGTTTAAAAATGAATGGACTAGTTTTCTTTCCGGATGTTCAGCTTCGTAATGGGATGATTGAAGTGTTAATAGGTGCTGATGATGTGACATATTGCGGAGTTGTGTTTCGAATGAGAGATCGTGCTAATTACGAGCTTGTTTATGTTCAACCTCATACGAGTGGTCGATGGGATGCATTACAGTATGACCCTGTTTTTCACGGAAGTAATACATGGCAGTTGTATCACGGAAAAGGGGCTCAGCAAGAAGCATCAATTTCTATGCATCGTTGGCATAAACTTCGTATAACCTTTCAAGAAAACACGGCTTTACTTCAACTTGATGACCAAACTCCTCTTGAAATCAAACCACTTGCGCATCGCAGTGATAACGGAGAAATCGTCGGATTGTGGTGTTATAAACCTGCTTATTTTCGAGAGCTACGAGTTTGGAATAGTAGCAATTTAAGGGGAGAAAAGAGAGTGATAGGGCCAAAAGATACTTCCATTATCGATGAGTGGTTCCTTGAAGACTATGGTCGTGTTTGCGGTGAGTCGAGTCATCCTATTGTAAACTTGAATCGCTACCTGCCAGTTTCGATGACCGACGCATATTTAACAAGACGCTTTTGTCTAGAGGAAGATGGGGATGTGACATTGGATTTTGGATTTAGCGATGAAATTACTATTTTTATGAATGACACATTTATTTTTTCTGGAGAAAATATATTTAAAAACTCACCTCATTGGGGAGACCAAGGATACGTTCGTTTTTCTGAAACGGTGACAGTTCCTTTAAAGGCAGGAGAGCAGCAGTTGCGCATACACTTGAAACGAACTGAATATTTTGGATGGGGATTTCAATTAGCTCTACGTGGGAAAAACGTAAAGCTGATACAAGTCGATTATTAAAATATGAAGGGCATTTTACAGTTTCGACATTATTTTGTTATTAACGAAAACAATGAACAACCAGCGACAGTTAATCACTGTAGTCATATATTTTCATATTTAAATTATGTTATAACTATTAAATATACATTTGGGAGATAGAAAACATGAAATCATTTAAAACTACAAAAGAGAATTGGGATGCAAACTTATATGATGAGAAGCATTCTTTTGTCTCGAAATATGGAGATAGCTTGATTGCATTGCTTGCACCAGAGAAAGGAGAAAAAATACTTGACCTCGGTTGTGGAACAGGAGACATAGCGAATACATTATACGAGTCTGGTGTTGATATTATTGGAGTAGACAAATCAGAAAATATGGTAAAACAAGCCATTGATAAATACCCCCAGATACAGTTTATGGTTCAGGATGCGACAACTTTAGATTTTCGTTACGAATTTGATGCGGTATTCTCTAACGCTACGCTTCATTGGGTGAAATCCCCTATACAAGCATTACATTGTATTCATGAAAGCTTAAAACAAGGTGGGAGATTTGTTGCCGAATTTGGAGGAAAAGGGAATGTCCAAACAATAACAAATGAAATTATTAAACAAATAGAAGAAGCTGGACATAAATTTAAAAAGGAACAATTCCCGTGGTTTTACCCAAGCATTGCAGAGTATTCTAGCTTAATGGAAGAAGTGGGTTTTAGAGTGACCTTTGCTCAGCATTTTGATAGACCAACTCAATTGGCTGGGGAAAATGGATTAAAGAATTGGATTGATATGTTCTGCAAACAGTTGTTTGACGGTATATCAGAGCGTTCAATAAATGAAATAATAACAGACGTCGAAAAAAATCTAAAGGGGTCACTATATAAAGAAGGTAATTGGATTGCTGATTATAAACGGATTCGTATTATTGGTGTAAAATAGCATTGTAAAGGGAGGGTGAGTTGCTTTTTTCCTTTTACATAAAAAAACTCTCAACAAAAATGGGAGTTTTTTTTATACACAAAGCTAAGGAGAAGCTTGGAAAACTTTAAACAAAGTCAATGTAAATACATATATGAATCTATTTTTCTTTAAAATCAGATAGCAAAAAATATGATATAATTGGTAGGAAACTGGAAAAGAGGGCTGTATACAGATTGGTTAATAAGAAAAAAATTAGTTTAATTTTTATATTAATACTAGCTATTGTGACCGCAATGGAAACTTTTACTTTAATGACAGATAGTGATCAAATGGATATGGCAAATGAAGAAGTCTTAATTTCATTTAGGGATACATCCATTACTAATTTTGATGCGATGGATTATCAACCGGTAGAAGAAATTGATATGTATGTTCGTGCTGAGGATTTATTATTTTTGGAGCTGGTCATTGTTGAGGCTGAATCTGATGGGTTTAAAGTAGATGAAACAGAAGTAAGCGAAGCAATCGCGCATTATGAGTATGAAAACCTAGTAACCAATCAAGAAGCCTACAACTTCATAGAAGAAAAGGCTGTAAGAAGAAGGGCACTGAAAAAGTGATGTTCTTTCACTTTTCAGTGTCCTCGTAAGAAGAGGTATGTCAGTTGAAGATTTCTTAGATGAGATTTGGTTCCCTATATTAAAAAAGGCATTTATTCATTCACAGTATATTGCTTCAATGGTTGAGATAGAAGATGAAGGTGTAGATGTAGATAATTACCGAGAGGCAATGGAGATAACTGATAAAGAATTAAGAAAAGAACTGTATGAAAAGTACAAACATGAAATAACTTTCCACTTTGATTCAAAATTTCCTAATACGGCTGGATAGAGAATGATTGGTGTAGATTAGTAAACAATTGAAAGGAAGATCTGCTTGGAAATATGGGATGTTTATGACAAAAACAGAAATATAACCGGGAAAACGATGAAGCGTGGAGAGCCTTTTGAAAAAGAGGCGTATCATCTCGTTGTGCATGTGTGCTTGTTTAACGAAAATGATGAAATGTTAATTCAACAGCGACATCCCTTCAAAAAAGGTTGGCCGAATATGTGGGACATCTCTGTGGGAGGCAGTGCTGTTGCTGGAGATACAAGTCAACAAGCAGCGGAGCGAGAAGTGTTAGAGGAACTAGGCTATAAAATAAACTTACGAAATGTAAGACCCTCTTTAACGATAAACTTTGAATTCGGTTTCGATGATTATTTTCTTGTAGATGTAAATCTTCCTATTAGTGAATTGACGTTGCAGCCTGAGGAAGTACAACGAGTGAAGTGGGCAACAAAGGAAGAAATCATGTCGATGATAGAGGAAGGAATATTCATCCCATACCATAATAGTTTAATAGAGCTTTTATTTGATATGAGGAAACATATGGGTGGCCATAGACGGAAGTAAAAGTATTAGGTGAGCTTTGTGAGAGGGGAAAGGAAGATAAACCTTACTTTTGAACTAATTGTTAGAAAAATGGTTGGATGTACTTCGGTAATGATTTCTGCCTTAAGTGTTAGGAAGTGGAATGCTACAAATAAGCGGGGCATCCATTATGAGGATAGGCAAGTGAGAAACGTCACTTCTAGTCTATCGATGAATTCCGGTGAATGAGACCCTCCTATATTAGTATTATTTAAATATAAAGCAAATGAGAACTTCCTATTAGTATTATTTAAATATAGGCAAATAAGAACCGTCCCTGTTAGCATATAGATTAAAGAAGTGAAGGAGGGATTTTATGAGGATTTTATCTAGGGAAAATAAAGAAGAAGTAAGGAAGTTTATTGAGGAAAGTAAAGAAAGAGAATACGATGAGGGGAGAGAGCTTCAGAAAAATACGCAGCAAGCGATTAGGAATTTAAAAGAAGCACTCATCAGAAGTCAAAATAGCCCTGCTAATCAAAAAGAAGCATCAAGAAAAGAGACTGTTCTTGAAATTGCCTATAAAATGGTGTCGGCGGGGGAGGAAGAAGCGAAGATTTATTCATACACTGGTGCAACAAAAGAAGAAATAAACTTTCTTTCTCGTTTGGCAAAGTCATTGAGATCTGCTAAAGGAAGCTTTGAAGCAGAAGGGAATAAAATTCAATCGCCTAATGTGGTTTTCAGTTGCCAAGAAGGAAATGGTGTGAAAGCTTTTGTTAAAGATTCATTCGTTGCCGAGATGCAGGAGGACGGAAGCATTAAAACAAGCAATTAGTTAATCTGAAGCCCCACTGTTCTTTGTTTAGAGAGGTTGCATACTACATTTTGCATGGTTTACGAGTATTATTTCTCCTCAAATTCAGAGCATCTACTCCACATTAGTTGGATAGATGCTTTTTCGTTTCATTCATAACAACTGGCTCGGAATAGATGGCAAATGAGAACCGTCCCTATTAGCCGGAATGTGAAACTTTGTTGTCATAGTTTTCGTATGTTTATATGAAAGAATTTAGTTAAGGTGGCAGGAGCTTTTTTGTAATAAAAAATAGAAAGAAGTGTTTTGATAAAATGCTGGAAAAACGTAGTTGGGTTATTGTGATATGGTTATGTACTTTTACATTGGTGCTAGGGTGTTCTACTGATGAACATAACGTTGAGGAGACTAGTCGTACTATTATTGGGTTGATGGTTAACGGTGACCTAGAAGAAGTGGTTCACGACTTTTTTTCTGACGAATTAAAAAGCTCATTATCGCTCTCTGAATTTGAACAGACGTGGCATGGACGGATTGATGCTAGTGGGGAATACGTCGGAATAGATTCGTTACACGTTTCAAAAAGGGGAGAAGCATACGAGGTAGCGGAAATTGAATTAGAATATACAAATTTCATTTTACCTATACGAATGATTTTTAACGAGAATAATCAACTAGTCAGTTTCCATCAAGGGGAGCCCGTCGTTAACGCCACTATTCCAGAAACGGTATTTGAAGAAGAGGTTGTTATCGGAGAAGGAACAGCGTATGAGCTAGGTGGAACATTAACATTACCTACTGAAATTGATGAAGCCACTCCTGCTGTCATTCTTGTTCATGGTTCAGGCCCACATGATAGAGACTCTACGATTTTTTCAAATAAGCCTTTTAAAGATATTGCGTGGAACGTTGCCCAAAATGGAATTGCCGTGTTGCGTTATGATAAACGAACGTATACACATGGTGAAAACATGTCGCAAGAGGAGATCAACGAGCTTACAGTCCATGAAGAAACAGTAGAGGATGCAATTTTGGCTGCGGAGCTTTTAAAGGATGACGGAAGAATTGATAAAAGCAATGTTTATGTGATAGGACATAGCTTAGGAGGCATGCTAGCACCAAGAATTGATGCAGCAGGTGGTGACTTTGCAGGCATAATTATCATGGCAGGCTCTCCAAGGCCGCTTTGGGAAATTATTTATGACCAAAACATGGCTAGTATCCAGTCAGTAGACGAGTCTGAACAACAGGAATTAATAAAGATGATCGAAGAGGAATACGAAAAAGCAACATCGTTAGGAGATGCACCTGTAGAAAGCATCATCGATGATACGATATTCGGATTACCGGCAATTTATTTTAAAGATATGGAAATGCACGATACAAAACAGTTGCTAGCTGAGTTGGATAAGCCTGTGCTTGTTCTGCAAGGGGAAGATGACTTTCAAGTTTCTATGGAAAACGATTTTGCAATGTACAAAGATATTTTGAATGATCGAAAAAACGCTACTTTGATTAGTTATCCTCATTTAAATCATTTATTTATGCACTTTGAAGGAGAAGGACAGGGGACAATCGCGGAATACCAGCATCCAGGTGTTGTTGATGACAAGGTGCTGAATGATATCGTTAATTGGCTGCTAGAGCAAGTGGGAAATTAGATCGAAACATAAAACATAACAATAGTTTTAACTAGGAGGAATTGAAATGAAGAAATATATTATTATGATGATTATTACAGGACTGCTCATATTAACTGGCTGCAACAGTAACGGTGGTGAGGAGCAAGAAGCTAATGGTATGAATGGCACAGAGGAAAATGTGAATGGAGAAATAGAGGATGATAACGGTATTGACCATGAGCAGGCAGTTGCCATTGCTGAAGAATATATCTCCCATTTATCACAAGGCGATTTTGAAATAGCGTATGATTTTTTTAATGAAGTGATGAAAGCCGAAATAGAAGTGAGCGAATTAGGCGATATATGGGAAACACTAGAGAGTCAGGTAGGTACATACATCGACCAAGATTTTAATTCCACTCAAGAAGTGGAGAATTATAAGGTCGTGTTAATAAACGGACTGTTTGATGGAGCGGACGTTGTTTTCACAGTCACAATTGATACAAACTATGAAATCGCAGGCTTCTTTGTTCAGTAAGGCTAACAGGGACGGTTCTCGTCATCCTTTTTTACAAGTGCGCTATTTAACTAAACGTACATGAAGGTTTTCAAGAAATAAAAATCGCCAAATCCAAAATATTGTTCTAGTGTTCCTAATGTTGACGCCCTCCTTGAGAGAAAGTATGATTATTTTGATTGTATATAATTGGAAAGAAGGCTGAGCTATGGTTATGAGATTAGTAGATATTGATGAGTCTAATTGGCTTGAGTGTATTCGAAAAAAGGTTACAGAAAAACAGGTAGAATATATCGCGAGTAATGCAGTTTCACTGGCTCAATCTAAGTATCAACCAAAATGGATAACGAAGGGAATTTATGACGGTAATACGATGGTAGGTTTTACTATGTATGCGCATCATCCAGCCGAGGAGGAGGGCTACTTGTGCCGCTTCATGATTGATCATAGATACCAAGAAAAGGGCTATGGAAAAGCTGCAATGAATATGGTCCTTGATGTCTTTAAAAATGAGTTCAAAGCAAAAAAGGGAAAATTAAGTGTTGTTCCGGAGAATGATGTTGCAATAAAATTGTATGAATCAACTGGATTTGAGCGAACAGGGATAATAGAGGAAGACGAAGAGGTAATGGTCGTTTCTCTTTAACAGTATAATATTCTAAATTTCAAATAAAAAAGATGGCAGATCTCCGGTTATTAAACTGTTTTGTCATCTTTTTTAGTATGTGTGACTTTCTTCGTTTTTTGCTTATTTATCATAGGGGGGCGCGGCATTTCAGAAGTACCTTTATTGGACAGTTAAGTGCTGTTAATATTGTCATTTTGGCAAGTAAGGACCGTCCCTCTTAGAAAAATATAGAAACATTCCCACACAGAAATTAGTGACGTGGGAATGTTGATTATTAGAGTAATATATCCCCTAAAAAGGATGATCGGGGCCCTCCGAATTTGTGTAAACATGTTCAAATATAGGTAAGCGTTTTTTGAGGGGGAATATAATAGTAGTAATTGAAGTTATTGCTTTTCGTTGATTATTTCTAACGCACTTTGATGTTGTTTTTGGACATCGGCTAAATGATTAATTTCGCTCTTTAGTTCGGACTTTACTTCATCTAGTTTTTTCATCATACTACCATAGTAAAAGGCCACTTCATTTCTCATTTCATCTTGCGTACTTTTAAAACCATGTTGTGCATTTCTCATTTCTTCTTGAGAAGTTTTCATTTCAAATTGCGCGCTTATGATGTCATCTTGTGAAATTTTAAACTCATCCTGTGCGCTTCTCATTTCGCCTAGTGATGATCTCATTTCATCCTGAGCAGTTTTCATGTCAATTTGAGAAGTTTTCATTTCAATTTGCGCGCTTATGATGTCATCTTGTGAAATTTTAAACCCATCCTGTGCGCTTCTCACTTCGCCTAGTGCCGATCTCATTTCATCCTGAGCAGTTTTCATGTCAATTTGAGAAGTTTTCATTTCAATATGCGCGCTTATGATGTCATCTTGTGAAATTTTAAACTCATCCTGTGCGCTTCTTACTTCGCCTAGTGCCGATCTCATTTCATCCTGAGCAGTTTTCATTTCACTTTGCACATTTATCATCTCGGCCTGTCCTTCTGTTAGAGAATCGAGTCGAAGCATAATTTGAGATAATAGTTCATTCATTTTTCTCACCTCCCTATTCCTCTATTATATTGCAACTTCTCTTTTTATAATAGGACTTCATGATTAAGTTACATAAAAACTATTGAAACTAAAGGCAGTGAAAAATAATTCTGAAAAGGTTTACTTGATTGCTGAAAAGAGCAGTAAATTAGGAGGTCACTGAAAAAGATCACTTTTTCAGTGCCTTTTATTTGTATTGCAGTCGCTCGCTTGATAGGAAAACCCCACTCCTATCAGGCTTTTTAACGATTGCGACGGCTCTGCACATTGCTTAGGACCACTGGAAAAGTGAAAGAACACCACTTTTTCAGTGACCTTGTGAATTAGCATATTTAAGTTTATCAATAGGCAAACGAGGACCGTCCGAGACTGCTGAAAAAGTAGAAAACTTGATATTTTATTGTATTAATATTCAATATATCTAATTATAGAAAAGGTTGATGAGACCGGAGCAAGCGAGACTCCTGCGGGAGAAAAGGCAGGGGTGAGACTACGTAGATGCAAAGCATCAAGGAGGCTCACCAGCCGCCCGCGGAAAGCGAGTTTGCACAGGTCTCATCAACTTCTATATTCAAATAACCTTATATTTATTAGTCTATACTTAAAGGGTAAGTACTTTTTCACTGGTTCCGAACCGTCCCTATTTGCCCTATTTACCGATTTTCCTCCCTCCAATGAGACAAGGCTTTGTCATTATTTTTCGAACAATGTTAGTAATGTTGAATACATTAGTATTGAAAAATTAATTACTGAAAGGAGTAGATTGTGGTGGATAAGAAAATAGAAACAACCCTTAGAGAACTATTAAATATCCGCGAATTAAAGTCTGATGTTAAATTGCGTGGCTTAATTGAATCACTATTAAAAGAACTAAAAAGACCAGATATAGTTAGTCCAGCACTAGTAGATCATCTTGATCTAAAATCACACTTAAAACGTGGAAAAGAGCCTATCTTACCAGACTTACACGATTTAGATTTTTTAAAGCGAATTTTGAAGCGAATTGAAGGAAGAATTGACGATCTATTAGATAAACTCGTATGTCTATTAAAAGACTTACGAAACAAAAGCAAAAGTAAGAAACAAGATCCTTCAATTAAAAAGCAGATTTTGAAACTACTTCTCCAATTAATCAATCTTCTAAATATCAAGAGTCTAATTGAAAAGTTGCATAAAGTAGAAGAGAAAATTGCTGAAGCAGATTAATCTTCTTAAACTAGTAAGACAATTCGCTTTTAACCGAAATTGGACAACCACCTATGTAAAGTTTAAAAATACAATTCACGTTTTATAGTCGTCTTATTAGAAGAGGTTGACTTAAAAGGTCGATTTTTACCTTTTAAGTCAACCTTTTAAGCAATGTGCGGAGTCGCGGCGATTGGGAGCCATTGCCTGAACTTTTCATATCTTTTGGGACAGCCCACTCAATTCTGTACTAAATAAAATCGTTGGAAAACTAAGAGTTAGGATAGCCTAATTCGGCAAATGAGAATGTTGTGACCCCTTAAAGTTAGAGTTTTATATTAAGCTACTAATTGGCTGGTGTGGAGGCGGTATTGAACCGGACTCTTCCCAGCTAATTTCTTTTTAATGCGCTTGTGATTATAGTAATCTATATAATCTTCGATTTTTCCTTTTAATTCTTCGTAAGTACACAAAGCCTCTCCGTGATATATTTCTTGCTTTAGTAGACCAAAAAAGTTCTCCATTGGCGAATTATCCAAACAATTACCTTTTCTAGACATACTCTGAAAAACGTTATTTTCTTTAAGGAGTCCCACCCAATTTTTATGTTGATAATGCCAACCTTGATCTGAGTGAAGGGTTGTTCTATACTTTGCATCCTTTATGATTTCAAGGGTTTCTACTAAAGGTTCTAACACAAGTTGAAGATTTGGACGCGTGCTGATTCCAAACGAAAGTATTTCACTATTAAACAAGTCCATAATTGGATTTAAATATAATTTCGCCCCACCTAAACATTTTAATTCTGTGATATCTGTAGTTAGTTTCTGATGGGATACAGTCGTATGAAAACGGCGATTTATACGGTTTGGGGCTACTTTGCCCACAGGACCTTTATAAGAACTATACTTGCGTGATTTTCTACAGAACTTAGTTACTTTAAGTCCTAATTTTTGCATGATGCGTTGAACCTTCTTGTGATTAATTTGGTAACCTTGGTTTCTCAATTCTAGATGAATGCGACGATAACCATAATTCCCGTTGTGCTCATCGAAGATGGATTGGATTAACTCTTCAAGTGCCTGATCTGGGTTGTCTTTCTTCATCACTTTTATATGATAATGGTAAGAGGATTCTGGTATTCCCACTACTTGTAAAACATCTTTTAATTTGAACTCTTCTTTGAGTTCGAATGATAACGCTGCTTGTGCTTTTCGAGATAATCCTCCGGGTTTGCCCGAAAAGCTTGCAACTTTTTTAAATACTCTACCTCCAAACGAAGAAGCTCATTTTCCCTCTCTAACCGTTGCTCGTTTGTAAGTTCTTTTTCATTTATATTTTTCTTGTTTTTGTTCTTAGGTCTATCAGACATGGTACCTCGTCCTCTCGTTCGATCCAGGGCTTCAGCCTTATCTTCACGAAAAGATTTTTTCCATGAAGCAATTAAAGTGGGACTATCTAACCCAAAATGGAGGGCTGTTTGGGTTTCTGAAGTTCCTGTTCTTTTAATAAAGCTTAATACATCTAGCTTAAATTGAACAGAATAAGTTCCCTTATGCCCATTACTTTTTATTCCTTCTTCTCCGAACTTCTCATATATCTTCACCCATCTTTCAACCAATGATTTTGATTTAATATGATGCTTTTTGGCTAGACGCCTGAAGCCTAGAATTCCTTCTTGATATTCTTTAACGACTTTAATCTTTAATTCATCATTATATTTAGGCATAAATAAACACCCCAAAAGTTAGATTTTTCACTCTAACTTTTGGGGTGCACTACAGAACCGTCCCTATTAGCCGCTTTTAGACGGTCTATTTTGTAAGTATAAGGGGAGTTGTTTGCTTTCTCCTTGAACAATTTCTTCTACAATTAACTTTGAGAGTATTTGGCTGTAAACTGTTCCGTTATCTCCATAGCCGAAAAGGAAGTAGCTATTTGGTATATCTTCATATTTTCCGATAATTGGTAGACCATCTACTGTACCTCCATAATACGCAGCTACGGAATAGTCAGCTTCTACTTTAATATCTGGAAAAAGTTTATTGAATTCTTGGAGGAGTTTATCTTTTTTATTCATCAGCTTGCTGTCTCGTACCTCAGGATAAATCGTCGTTTCATCTAATCCACCGATGATGATTCTGTTGTCTTCTGTTGTACGCATAAAAACATAAGGTCTTGCGGTTTCCCAAATGAGTGTCCGGTTATACCATTGTGACAAGTCACTTACCGGTTTTGTAGTGACTGTGTACGTGCTCACGAAAGAAGCTTGCTTCTCTTTTTTTATGTCCATTCCTTCATAACCAGCACAAAAAATAACTTTTTTTGCATGAATAATGTTTCCGGTTTTCGTTCTTATAACGACCTTGTCCCGCGTTTTATCGTATGTATAACCGTTCATTTCTGTTTTTTCAAACGCCTTAACGCCTTTTTTAACACTATAATCAAGTAAGGAGTGAGTAAATTTAAAAGGGTTGATCACAGCATCATTGAGTGAATAAAGGGCGCCAGCCTTCTTGAATCCATATTTACTTTCAATATCACTGCTTGTGAAAAATGTCATTTCAAACTGCTGCTTTGTTAAAAAATCCATTTCCTTTTTTAACTTTGCTACGTCTTCAGGGTAGCTAGCATAATAAAGTGAATCCTTACGAGCAAATTCAAAGTCTATTTCCACTGTAGTCGAAGCCTCTTCCATATCATTAATAGCCCCGCGACACAATTCCAAATGGTTTCTTATGTACTCTTCCCCAAAGGTGTGGACTAAGTCTGTGAAAAGCTTTTCTCCTGAATACTGTATAAATGCTGTGTTAGAGCTTGTGCTTCCAGAACCTATCGTGTTTTTTTCAATAAGGACAACATCTAATCTTGTATCTGAAAGGTAATATGCACATTGGGCCCCAGAA is a window from the Evansella cellulosilytica DSM 2522 genome containing:
- a CDS encoding helix-turn-helix domain-containing protein, with product MPKYNDELKIKVVKEYQEGILGFRRLAKKHHIKSKSLVERWVKIYEKFGEEGIKSNGHKGTYSVQFKLDVLSFIKRTGTSETQTALHFGLDSPTLIASWKKSFREDKAEALDRTRGRGTMSDRPKNKNKKNINEKELTNEQRLERENELLRLEVEYLKKLQAFRANPEDYLEKHKQRYHSNSKKSSN
- a CDS encoding NAD(P)/FAD-dependent oxidoreductase yields the protein MNIQSGTYYWPTTMTDPPTYSPLNEDLNCDVLIVGGGSSGAQCAYYLSDTRLDVVLIEKNTIGSGSTSSNTAFIQYSGEKLFTDLVHTFGEEYIRNHLELCRGAINDMEEASTTVEIDFEFARKDSLYYASYPEDVAKLKKEMDFLTKQQFEMTFFTSSDIESKYGFKKAGALYSLNDAVINPFKFTHSLLDYSVKKGVKAFEKTEMNGYTYDKTRDKVVIRTKTGNIIHAKKVIFCAGYEGMDIKKEKQASFVSTYTVTTKPVSDLSQWYNRTLIWETARPYVFMRTTEDNRIIIGGLDETTIYPEVRDSKLMNKKDKLLQEFNKLFPDIKVEADYSVAAYYGGTVDGLPIIGKYEDIPNSYFLFGYGDNGTVYSQILSKLIVEEIVQGESKQLPLYLQNRPSKSG
- a CDS encoding NUDIX hydrolase; amino-acid sequence: MEIWDVYDKNRNITGKTMKRGEPFEKEAYHLVVHVCLFNENDEMLIQQRHPFKKGWPNMWDISVGGSAVAGDTSQQAAEREVLEELGYKINLRNVRPSLTINFEFGFDDYFLVDVNLPISELTLQPEEVQRVKWATKEEIMSMIEEGIFIPYHNSLIELLFDMRKHMGGHRRK
- a CDS encoding DUF3887 domain-containing protein translates to MKKYIIMMIITGLLILTGCNSNGGEEQEANGMNGTEENVNGEIEDDNGIDHEQAVAIAEEYISHLSQGDFEIAYDFFNEVMKAEIEVSELGDIWETLESQVGTYIDQDFNSTQEVENYKVVLINGLFDGADVVFTVTIDTNYEIAGFFVQ
- a CDS encoding class I SAM-dependent methyltransferase, whose product is MKSFKTTKENWDANLYDEKHSFVSKYGDSLIALLAPEKGEKILDLGCGTGDIANTLYESGVDIIGVDKSENMVKQAIDKYPQIQFMVQDATTLDFRYEFDAVFSNATLHWVKSPIQALHCIHESLKQGGRFVAEFGGKGNVQTITNEIIKQIEEAGHKFKKEQFPWFYPSIAEYSSLMEEVGFRVTFAQHFDRPTQLAGENGLKNWIDMFCKQLFDGISERSINEIITDVEKNLKGSLYKEGNWIADYKRIRIIGVK
- a CDS encoding alpha/beta hydrolase, producing MLEKRSWVIVIWLCTFTLVLGCSTDEHNVEETSRTIIGLMVNGDLEEVVHDFFSDELKSSLSLSEFEQTWHGRIDASGEYVGIDSLHVSKRGEAYEVAEIELEYTNFILPIRMIFNENNQLVSFHQGEPVVNATIPETVFEEEVVIGEGTAYELGGTLTLPTEIDEATPAVILVHGSGPHDRDSTIFSNKPFKDIAWNVAQNGIAVLRYDKRTYTHGENMSQEEINELTVHEETVEDAILAAELLKDDGRIDKSNVYVIGHSLGGMLAPRIDAAGGDFAGIIIMAGSPRPLWEIIYDQNMASIQSVDESEQQELIKMIEEEYEKATSLGDAPVESIIDDTIFGLPAIYFKDMEMHDTKQLLAELDKPVLVLQGEDDFQVSMENDFAMYKDILNDRKNATLISYPHLNHLFMHFEGEGQGTIAEYQHPGVVDDKVLNDIVNWLLEQVGN
- a CDS encoding GNAT family N-acetyltransferase; the encoded protein is MVMRLVDIDESNWLECIRKKVTEKQVEYIASNAVSLAQSKYQPKWITKGIYDGNTMVGFTMYAHHPAEEEGYLCRFMIDHRYQEKGYGKAAMNMVLDVFKNEFKAKKGKLSVVPENDVAIKLYESTGFERTGIIEEDEEVMVVSL